The window ggaaattttgaattttttttttcaaaacatgatcatattttatgaacaaataatgtttttaacttttttaaataaaaaattaagccAAATTCTTTTGCCAAATGGAAGCTTAGCATGTGCTATTATAAACGTGGGTTTATTTGGAACAATAACTTTTTAGtgtaaaattattgaaaatattgAAAATATTGAACGTAAAActcaaacaaaaaataaaacaattcgGTATACGGAGTATTCTGCGTTTATGCAAGGTTAGAAGAAGAACTGTAATCCAAGGAGATGTGATGTAGGTAATATATCCTCATGCAAGCATCAATGATTGATTCCATAGGTCGAACCCAGTGGCGGCCACTCTTCGttgaaaaattacactgtatatataagtaaaatattagattttaatggtatataacatatattcaACTCCATTTATCTTGAATTTTTTTaacttatttcaagtttgaatgCCCTAAATGAAATTTTTGACTTCGCCACTGGTCAAACCCGTGACCTACCATAATGCAAGTATCAATAACTGATTATATAACtcgaatttttaatttatatatacatcACACAAAGATaacattattatttcaagtttgaaactcaaaagttaaaattttgtgTAAAGGCTTCATTTAGTTTTTGTCTTTTAGAATAAAGGTGGGCATTTCGGTTTGGTTATAAATATTATCGGTTTTGCTTATCGGTTATCGATTTACAAATATCATAacccgataaccaaaccgataagatattgcTTATCGTTATCGGTTAATCGATTATCGatcattatcggttcggttatcagTTTACCTGATAAGATAAAACAACTAAAATAGTTTCGCAATGTATAAAACCATTTCAGTATAAAACTGTTTTATAGGATTTGCAATGTATAAAACAGTTTCGGTAAAATCAGTGTTCTTAAGATCTTCTTTGTTGAAACGACTAGCAGTAAATCTTTGTGCATTGATATCTACTTTTTTACTCTAGTAAAGAATTATGTATATAGATTAAAAAGTGTATTAGTTatgaaatacaaattttataataaCTGATACAAGATAACTTTGTAACAGCTCAACAATTAAAGCACATTTACGCCGGCCTAAGTCTTGACGGACTGACTGGTGAGGGCGTGAGGCGGAGAAACTTAGAAAGACTAGGGAAATAAAAGAATGATCTATGAATTATGAAACCCTAGTATGTATATATTTAAGGGTAAACTAGTAAATTAGTTAatccttattgggttatcggttttacccaATAACAGAATTGCCAAACCGAGCCCGAACTAATAAcccaataaaaataaaatttaacctGTTATCGAACCGTTAACCTaataacccaataccgataacTCAATAAATAATTAACAGTTTGGTTATCAGTTTTACCTGATATATGCCCACCCCTATTTTAGAACACTGATTTAGAACCGTCAACATCTCTTGTTGATCTGTTAATTTAGTGATCAaacattatatttatttataaattgaGAAGtacgaaaaagaaggaaaaacagaGAGGAAAATTCAATGCTTTTGGTCAGTGTGTGGTTACTTATCCTCTGCCAAATTCGTAACGTTAAGGCAAAGTGTAGGACGTGGGTAAGTGGGGGCCCATTTTGTATTTACGTCATTAGGTGGGTTGGAGCCCACTAACGGGGGTGTGGTGCGTGGTATATATACCACTTTTGGTGTGTTTTGAAATATCTCTATAATTATAACACTCATCAGTAATGACTTGTGACCACTTTTAATGGTTGCTGACTCACCACTATTCTTTTCTCTCCAATTAAAACGACTCAAATTAAAATTATACAATATATTCGCTCCCACAAATAATAACcgataaaatatattatttttgacttattaatatataatatatacatatttttttatatttaactagcagatataattattttttccacTGGCCATATGCAACGTGCCTTTTTTTTGgacttcattttcttgggccttATCATGGGTTTTGGATGATGGGCTAATTGGGCTGGGTCAGAAAGATAAAACAGATGGTCCATCCATCATGCTGGACTTATGGGGTAAAAACTTAGAAGAATTAATTCATATAGTCACCCACTCAAccaattaaactaaaaatagctgaTTGAGGTATAATATAtgattatatgtgtataattatatataattaatgtataatttatgtatataatTAGAAAAAGCAAACAATGAATATCACCggctatttgtataaagatcccTTTATTCACATTTACATAAATATTGTAAATATTTTCTTACTatttaacaaaaaaaagagaacagACACCTAACATGAGAAGTTTTAGGATGGgggttcaaaatttatttttgtatctAGTGGAAATTGAACTCATGAccttatgtagattttgaacccccttgaccactaaactacacttttggattgtgttaaggaggttcaaaacttaatatatagaggtaaaaaatagattttgccttatatatacagtgtatttttTCGGCAAAGGGGGTTCGGGTGAACCCCTTGcgcccccctaaatccgcccctggatGGAGAGATCATAAGACATGTATTGTATATTTATTGCATTGATTTAAACATTGCAAAGAATAAATTTTTACCGTATTTAGCCATATACATgtggagaaaaaaaagaaagaaacaagtgCCAATGGGTGATCAATAAGGTCCATGGCCTAGGTTGGTGACCTCATTTGCACTTTGTGAGGGGTGCTCGCCTAAGGGCAACTCAAGTGGTTGAGTCTACGTCATAATTTGTGGTAGCAGGTCCTGCGTTTGCTCGgtctctacaaaaaaaaaaggtaaaatattACATGCAGCCGATGCTCACATCAAATCAATTAATGCAAAATATGTGTCATCCATATAAATTATAGCAGTTAATCATAGTTAATTTATAAGTATATATTTTTACAGTTATttttatctgaaaattaaattatttgatttgatATGGGGCGAAGAAAATAGTGCTCAAAGAAGCATAGGTGGCATGTCATGTGGACATGTGAAGTGGTGGAGTGGTTAGGAATCATTAAGGACGTGCTAACTGTAATGAAAGAATATGGGCTTCTTCTGCCCATAACTGTCGTTTTCCTACGTATTTTTATCCAATCATTAATTATTTTTGGGGTTAAGAAAGAAATTAATATACAGTGGATTGCTAGCTGTGATATCTCATCGACCCGTATATTAAATTACCAATCCTATACCATACTTAATTAAGGATCTAATTAATGGGCAgtttttactccttaattaaaggtatTCATAtatcccacgtttctctctcccctTAATTCCTAAGATCTGACCAATGTCATTTCCCCCCTcccatttctttctcttctccattccttcttcttctcaaaaaataCAGAGATGGAAATTGCAATTTTGTTACGTACGAAATAGTAGGGCCCATGCTTTCCTATTTCTTTTCGGATTCAAAATTATATTCTTATAGTTTTACGACATAGAGCTACTGTCTTCACCAAATATTGAAGATaaatcttcaaagttcatacaCACATTTACCTTCAACTTCAAATTTTCTCAATGAAGAAGAATAAACCTTCAAAGAGATAAAAGAgcaacaattccaccattgacagctattaaaaagctttgaatctttgaattcaaatttgggttttcaaaaatcattatttgttttgattgggtgttgttgtaaataattgggaatatgttttggagtttatatctcaattttgaggggttttggtgaagatttagacttggttttggctgaattgtagattgaaactcgaagaagaaaaagaagaagaagacatattgcagaaattgtagataaattgtagttacAGTTGGATTGATCAGAATTTGAACTAAATACATCTTCGCAcatattgactacaaaatttttCTCTTCATCTACAAAAATTCTACAAATATACTACAAATCAATTTTAAGCATGTATAAAGCAGTATTATTTGTAAGGGTATCTACataattactacatttatactacaattaaactacaatctatgttgaaaatctacaaattatctacaaactgggtacattgaattttaatatctcaattcccattcaattgtagcataattggaatttttgacataattgcgttttttcagaagatttgtagaagttttagtcgtttttgatgtgtgaaaacagaaaacaaagcacgtacaattagaatacaaataatctacaatttatctacaaaatatctacaaactgggtgcattaaatttttatatcccaattcacatccaattgtagcataattgtgatttttgacataattgcgttttttcagaagatttgtagaaattttagcagttttttatttatgaaaacagaaaataaaacatctacaatcagaatacaaataatctacaatttaactacaatttatctacaatttctgcaatatgtcttcttcttcttcttcttcttcttcttcttcttcgagtttcaatctgaaattcagtcaaaatcaagtctaatcttcaccaaaacccctcaaaattgagatataaactccaaaccatattcccgattattttcaacaacaccaaatccaaacaaataatgatttttgaaaactcaaatttgaattcaaagcttccaagcctttttaatggctatcaatagtggaaaatatatggaagaacaaatgaagatgaagatgaagaacaaaAATCTCCTTTCCGTTCAAAACTTGAATTTAATGTAGACTCAATCAATCGCAAGATTTTTTCCTGATTTTTAGCGCGTTAATTATGGAAGATTTTGCCCAATTAATCGTGTATTAAACAAATGGTACAGAAATTGTAGGAAAACTGTGGACTGAGCGGGTAATTTACATAGTATGCACATATTTAGTAATAAaatttcatatatggtatagttAGGAAAAAATTCCTATATCATTTTTGACTAATATGGGAGCCTTAATAGGCTGAGGTTATTCGGTTTTTATTGTTATTGATTGGTTTTCGTACGCAAAGAATTTGGTTCTCAAAGATTGAGTCAAATACTGTCTTATGCCATATAATTAATGCGCTATGCAGCCAATTATTATGGTGGTAAATACTGAGTATAGCGCATATATTACATGCGCATACTATGGTTCTCAacatttttcttcatctatttttgTCTATTCAGTCGAAATTTACAATATTTTGATTCCAGACTCACAAATCTAGTACATATTTGGCACAATTTGAACTACTATTAGCACATGGAAAGCAAATAATAACACCGATTAACTTATAGGAGTATTAACCATGACAAGGAACAAGAAGCTGGAGTTAAAAACTTCATCTGAGAAGCTGAACCTACACAGCATAGAATTTGTGTTTTACCATAAGAAAATCAGTGTAATCAGGGAGGGGCGGAGCTAGAAGTCCATATGTGATTTCGGCTTAACCTAATAACTTTTATTCAAATAGTAcatttgtattaaaaaatttattaatatatacaaatattaaatttagaacccaCGCTTGAAATAGCTATTTAGAACTCATTAAGATGAAATCTTGGTTTCAGGGAAAGTCAAGAAGGGGATAATGAGCTCAGTAAGCATGCCAGAGAAGAATCGAAAGACCTTGACTTTTGCGCTATTACCACTCATAATTAGTGGGATTTTTCAACCACAACATGCAAAAATGCATCGATAAAGTAATGGAGCGTTGCTTTCATCCCGTGACAAGAAAAATGGTCCATTTGAATGAGTTTCTAATGTTTTTTTATTCGTAAACTTCATTAAACAATATTATTCGAGTGTGTGACCATCACgtggaatttttttaaaattatggatGGCGCTGGGACTCGAAAGCAGAACCTTTGGTTGCTCTAATACCATATTTGAAGTGTGTCCATATtatttaaaaacttaagttgtTAGAGAGACACTTTTAGTATTTAATTGTGTCTTCAACACATATGTATACTAataaatttataagaccttaccTATTAAATAACAAAAGAAGACGTTTTAACTGTACAGTTTAACTGCATCATAGTAGTATACTTACTTATAGATAAGTCTAAAGTTCATACATTTATTTGTATTACCATACTTCAAATCCTAGATCCATCTTGAGAGACAGGGTTGTCGAGATTATGTATTGTCCAGTAAAAAGGTTGGAGTTAGTTCTCTGTCACGGAgaaatctttctttttttccccaATACAATGTctcttcaaaagaaaaaaaaacctatTCCTATtaagatacaacaaattcaataagAATATTCATTTGTACAAAGTTGTTGACCTTTCTACTAGTATTACAATTGATTCAACAATTGGGATGACATCTACTGAAGCTCCCAAAAAATAACGAGAGCTGTATTTCTTCCTTTTTTGAGGCAATAGATGTCTTCTGGAACCTCTGTTTAAGCATATAAACGAAGCACAGCAAGGCCAACAGCTGAGATGGACACAAGTGTACCTATACAATATTTGATGACTTCATATTTTCCAGCTTCAAGTTGCGCCCTCAGGGCATGGATTTCCTATTCATGGATCACATAGAAGAAGGTATTCACAAAATATAGAGAGTTTGATAAAGTTACCCGTTATTACACTAAATTTTGttgaatttaacttatatacagaCCGATAGTCTAAAAGTTTTTCACACTTCCAGTGCAATTTAACCTGTTGAAACAAGTCATCTGTCATAGTTTCCAGGTAATTAGTTTACTTATTATATACATTTACCTATAGTTACCTCTTTTACACTGTCCGCGCATATTTGTACTCAAATTTGTTTTTCAGATAAAGTACTACATTTTATTACTGTAAGCAAGAACAAACACTTACTCGATCTAGCTTGTTAGTAAGGTTGGTGGTTTCTGCATTCTGCTTGGCAAGCTCATCGCGGATGCTTCTGCAACCAGTTGCAACTTAGAGTGAGCGACAATTATTCATTGATTTATTATGAAGTTGAAAAATGTTAATGAGCCTCATCATTAGATAGGAACTCTCAAAGTCTTACCCTCTTTCGAGATTTAAATCCAAACGTTGACCAGCAGTAAGCTTATCAATCTCATACCTGTATCAACAAATAAGTGGTTGACAAAGCTGGCAAATGAAGGTAAAATCAAATTTCCCACGATTCAGATGTACCTCAATTCGCTACGCACTTTTTCAATGTCATTCCGAAGCTTTTCAGTTTCATGTTGCAGTAGAGAAAAATGATTTTCCTGCAATGAGAGAACTTCAGGTATCAAACTCAATCAGTCTTGCAAGTTTACAAACACTAAAGCACATGAAAGTAATGCAGTAATCATCAGTCCAACATATAAAGTTCCAAAATTGCTTTTATCACTTTTATGCAAATGATCAGAAGCTAACACATCACTGACTAGCTATGGAAATCTACCGAACAATTCAGTCATATGGACAAGGCCAAACATCATTTCAAGCCGTAACACTTCCATATATACCATCAGTAAGATAACATTACGTTAGAATCGCTCTGTAGTAGAAGATTAATAAACAGCCTGAATTACATATATGGATTGCTCGCAGAGAAAAATATTTGGCTGCATTGATGTTCTAATTAATCCTTAGATCAGAATGTCACATTCACATAGTCCATAATTCTTCCTATTGGCAAGTTTAACTAGATCTTTTTGGTTCTTCCTTTGATCCACTCATAACAGTTCTGAACTTGGATATATTATTAGAACCTATCTAAGGAATTACCAAATGAATGATAATTGCATGCTGTTTTCCTATATTCAGTGCTCAGATACTTCTGTACTTTAGAATCATTAAAGTTCATGTATGAATTCATGTTGGTATTAATTGAACGCTTGAATAATAGGGATAAGCTTTTCCAAGCAAATTAAGGAAAGGGTATCTGAAACTACAGTGACAGTTTTTCGAAATCACAGTTTAAAATCTAAATTCATCCAGAAAATGTCAGAAAAGACATGAAGAATGGGTACCAAACTACAATCTTCGACTGCTGGTGTATTATTTATGGGAAAATATAAGGAACTATTAGGAGCCCTTTAcaagaattttgagaaaatatttgcaTTGACTGTATTTAGCCCTCTAGGAAACAGTCTCTTGCAGTAATACACGGTAAGACTACGTACAATATGCCCTTGTGGTCCGACCGTTTCccgaccccgcgcatagcgggagcttagtgcaccgcgCTGCCCTTATTTAGCCCTCTAAAAATGAGTTCAGTGCAACTTCTAGCAGAAGCTCTTTCTAACAGGATTTTGATCAATATGGCCACCCCTTAAACTAACACAAAGTAAAGGACTAAGGTGATGAGTGGTCCAAGTTAATTGCATTTTGAATGGATATTTGCAGTTATGTCAAATGATAAATTCTAGAATTGGAAGACTCCCTCTTCAGCTCCAACTGAAAGAACATTGCAAAATTCTGCACTGTAAGTTTAGATAGCTCACTCAGCTTAAACATTTCTACAATAAAAGTGAAGAATCTTTATGAATCAATATCTGGACTAAGAAATGAACCGGCCATAGCACTTTGCAGAACCTGTGCTTAGGAGctaaactttttcttttttggatccTTTGTTTAATGAGCAGCTATCTTACTATACAAACAGCAAAAAAGTTCTCTAAACATCAAGGGATGAAACCTTCTGAAAATTCAATAGAATATATTTACCTGAGAACTTTGTATTTGGGATTTGAACTTGGAAAGATTGGCTTCTTGAACCAAGTCAGACTACATAGACAAACACACAAAGCAACATTTTCATATTGTTACAATAATGGCACATTGTTATACAAAACAAAAAGATAGTATCTGTGGCATATCTCTTACTTTCTGCATTTCAGCTAGTGAAACAAAAGAACAAGCAATATTTTCCAAGCTGTCGTTTAAAACCTCGGTGATAGCAGATGTTATTGCCTCTGCCTGCTTTGAAGGTACACCTTGTGCTTCTAAACTCTTAACCTGTCAAACAAACCAACTTCCTAAATATAgcaacaactactactactatGGCTCAATCCAAACAAGAATTGCGgtcagctatatgaatcctcgCCGGAGGCGGAGCTAGAGAAGTAGATACATGCTTGGACGAACCTAGTTACTTTTGCTTAGACGACTGTATTTGTTTTAAGGAGTTCACTAAATATGCATAAGTAGTTAATTGCGAACTCATTAACTAAACAAGCTACGGGTTCAATGACAATTTCAGAACCAATAAACTTCAAATACTAGCTCCGCCTCTAGTCTGGCTGACAATGTCGTTCTATTTAAGAACATCTCAAACCAATAATATTCATACtatgcaaaataaaaataaaaataaaaatagaagtaATACATATTGTAGAATGCACTATAACCGAACAATTCTATATGAATTTGCTTTCCAAAGGTAAAAATGCAATGTAAAAAATGAAGATGgcaataaattaaaaagaaaaatagataaTGGAGAAACAAAATGCGAAAATTACCAAAGCTAAGGTATCAACGAGAAATGCACGCTTGCCATTAGCTTTAACCAGCTGCGACATCTGCCTACAATCAAACTTGCTATGAGCAGAAGATTTCGCCGATAGCGAACCGTAACATTTGACGTTATAACCCTCGGCGCAATAATGGGATCTATTTACAAGTAAGGAAGCTGCAGGAACATTGGACACATTATAATTTCCTCGTAATTTGGATAAACTAATTCCATAATTAACACCTAATGGAATCACTCGCTTAACAGCAGCAGCCATCAattaatttcttcaaaattttgctCGCATTAATTAATCGCTGCTTTTTCCGagcaaaaaaaaaagtatttatatCTTAATCTTCTCTagagcaaagaaaaagagagggatGAATTAATTAAGAGGAGTTTTAAAAATGGTGGCTGTGGACTGATTgaggaaaaatgagagaaaagcgAGATTCAAGCTAAGAATGGTTGCCTTTGTTGGTTAAGAAATTCGTTGTTTTTGTTGATTGTTTATGGCGGAAGAAATTAATTTAACTTCTTTTTTACATTCTACGGTTGCTTCCCCAAACAGCTTCGTTTTGCGTactttgctttattttattattaatagtAACGTGTATGCTTTTGTAGAAAAGCATAAAATAGACCCTAATTTTTGGGAGTTGATTTAGAAAATAGTCCTTTAATTTATCACATTTGTGCATTTACTTCCTGTAGCTACTATTTTGTTGTTACGGTTGTGTATTTGCTGTATgtagggtagtgtgtacgcagaccttacccctaccctagggtagagagacaagaggggttgctctgatggtaagcaacccccacttccaaccgagaggttgtgagttcgagtctccccaagagcaaggtgggaagttcttggagggaaggatgccgggggtctattttgaaacagtctctctatcctagggtaggggtaaggtctgcgtacatactaccctccccagaccccactaagtgagattatactgggttgttgttgtggttgtgtATTTGCTGTATTCacgaatacaacaacaaaaagcgcctaaaaatcAGGGTAGTCTAGCTGTACgcacatgtattcatgaatatagcagCAAAAATCCGGGCATTTCAACTGTACGCGTATGTATTCACATTGTTGTATTCATAAATACATCAGTAAAAAGTGCCTAAAATCAGGGCGGTCCAGCTGTACgcacatgtattcacatgtattcgcgccatgtattcatgaatacagcaacaaaaagcgcctaaaatcagggcagtccagttgtacgtgccatgtattcatgaatacagtaacggcagtcaccttaaaaataggtatgtctaGTTGTCTAACATAGagaaaaaacataaatagcgtatttcatgtCTCGATGGTAATATATACCGTAAATACTtattgctataaaatataaaagatagctataaaaaatagtatcttaaaataattttgatttataataaatagagtGTATACCTTTGTCGCAGGACGTAAAACTTATTTCGAGAAAACACTACAGTAATTTGATGGAATTGACTTGCGAGAAGTAGCTAGTAGCTGATCTGTATATGAAAAAAAAAGGTTGAATGGACTTTTTCTATTCATTTTCCCGAATATATACCTTAAGAAATTTGATTTAGATATAACCATTGATTCAtttgatatttcaaataatagaAGATAAAAAAAATTTTTGGTGCGTTCAATTGGGTTGAATATAAGATTATAATCTAGAGATGTCCGTCCCAATAAAGCAGAGGCATTAGTTTTAATAAACATTACTAGAATGTAAATTTAAAGGACTATTTTAAATCAAtcctaaagaaaagagactataTTCGTCATTATTCAATGCTTTGGGTTCGGATGGCAAAATGGCAAATGACAATCTTGGTTTGCTGTTTTTCGtcttcttattattttattttattttatttattatactaCTTTATTTCAGTCATAGGGAATCGCAATGTTACTGGAAGATAAGGTCGGTGAAAACATTGAACATAATTACAGAATATATTAATAATACTAATAAATTAAGTTGTGCATTTTTACCATGATTTAGTTtagataaaataacatataatccccagttcacttttacttgagcatatatatttaaaatagattttcatttttactcGTTACTTTACGTATATTAagagaagataattttttttctgttatacccacaatatttatttctcattttaaattattttctcaaatccaataaaatatgcatcaattaatatgagtattatggtaaattatacatttcatttattatttcttaatggCCGTGAAAAGTTAAAATGTggcaagtaaaagtgaacggagggagtataaagtAAGTTTTCAAGTTAATTTCCTATGTTCATAGAAGAGCAAATTAACATAGAAAGTATCCCATATATAAACTTTGTAAAGCTGATACATTCTCCGTGTGAAAGTAGCTGGTGGACGAGACGTAAAGTTTTAATAGAATTGGGAATTATATTGACATAAATTGCTAAATGCATTCCCTGTTTTTATCTTCCAACTTGTCAAATTGACCAATTGCAATTGAGAATTCAGATCTAATTCTGGAGAGAAGAGAGAAGGGAGAGGGAATTGACGGAGAAATCAATATTAGCTTAGAAAGCAAATGAGTGCAGATACATATTCCTATTCCTACTTCTTAGAAGGAAGAGTGAATAGCAGAGAACTCTCCGTCAACATGCCTGCTTATGATGAGGGCAGTTTGGTCATTTGATGtgctatttgttttaaattgtctATTATATCCTTATTTGTTGTTAACTATTCGGATCAGAAATAGTAGGTTATTTTCTACTTATGTTGTGGCAATCACCGCTACAGAGTTTGAAGAATAATTTTCTCTCTCCTCAATATTTGACGCATAGTTTTTCGCCGCTCAAGCTTCTTCTACCAAAGTAAATC of the Nicotiana tabacum cultivar K326 chromosome 7, ASM71507v2, whole genome shotgun sequence genome contains:
- the LOC107790932 gene encoding uncharacterized protein LOC107790932 isoform X2, yielding MAAAVKRVIPLGVNYGISLSKLRGNYNVSNVPAASLLVNRSHYCAEGYNVKCYGSLSAKSSAHSKFDCRQMSQLVKANGKRAFLVDTLALVKSLEAQGVPSKQAEAITSAITEVLNDSLENIACSFVSLAEMQKSDLVQEANLSKFKSQIQSSQFSHCRKIIFLYCNMKLKSFGMTLKKYEIDKLTAGQRLDLNLERGSIRDELAKQNAETTNLTNKLDREIHALRAQLEAGKYEVIKYCIGTLVSISAVGLAVLRLYA
- the LOC107790932 gene encoding protein FMP32, mitochondrial-like isoform X1, whose product is MAAAVKRVIPLGVNYGISLSKLRGNYNVSNVPAASLLVNRSHYCAEGYNVKCYGSLSAKSSAHSKFDCRQMSQLVKANGKRAFLVDTLALVKSLEAQGVPSKQAEAITSAITEVLNDSLENIACSFVSLAEMQKSDLVQEANLSKFKSQIQSSQENHFSLLQHETEKLRNDIEKVRSELRYEIDKLTAGQRLDLNLERGSIRDELAKQNAETTNLTNKLDREIHALRAQLEAGKYEVIKYCIGTLVSISAVGLAVLRLYA